From Amycolatopsis sp. YIM 10, the proteins below share one genomic window:
- a CDS encoding NAD(P)/FAD-dependent oxidoreductase: MHNTGKVVVVGGGIGGLALGAGLRRRGYEVAVYDRDTDVTATGGYHITLDERAQSALRTLVEPEIVRRLLASGSALRLRERDVFWDHHGRVLGHGPDLGDSSSVDVDRITLRKLLAEAVGTDLHLGQTVAGAGPGHVSFTDGTSTTAELVVGADGTHSVIARQLAGGPTNQPTGLIGFSGRTRRHDLSPAGQERLGRRSGFAIGPRASALYVGFLDPVGNAALDAPELRMSVTTGPTYIWGVMLAESAETEPLRELRGEQLRDALLDRFREREWAGQLLEVVERAAPDSVAGFRFHAASTNADDLAPWTAGPLTALGDAVHATPPTAGQGAGAAIRDAAGLLNHLGTATSLTEAVTRFEADMRRRGAEVLTLGMDTVRRILAAP, translated from the coding sequence ATGCACAACACAGGCAAGGTCGTGGTGGTCGGTGGCGGGATCGGCGGACTCGCGCTGGGGGCGGGGCTGCGCCGCCGGGGGTACGAGGTCGCGGTGTACGACCGCGACACCGACGTGACCGCGACCGGCGGCTACCACATCACCCTGGACGAACGGGCGCAGTCGGCGCTGCGAACCCTGGTGGAACCGGAGATCGTGCGGCGGCTGCTGGCGTCGGGATCGGCGCTGCGGCTGCGCGAGCGCGACGTGTTCTGGGACCACCACGGCCGCGTGCTCGGGCACGGACCGGACCTGGGCGACAGCTCGAGCGTCGACGTCGACCGCATCACCCTGCGCAAGCTGCTGGCCGAGGCCGTCGGCACCGACCTCCACTTAGGACAGACCGTGGCCGGTGCCGGTCCCGGCCACGTGAGCTTCACCGACGGCACGTCCACCACGGCGGAGCTGGTGGTCGGCGCGGACGGCACGCATTCGGTGATCGCCAGGCAGTTGGCGGGCGGCCCGACCAACCAGCCGACCGGCCTCATCGGCTTCTCCGGCCGCACCCGGCGGCACGACCTCAGCCCCGCCGGGCAGGAGCGGCTGGGGCGGCGTTCCGGCTTCGCCATCGGCCCGCGGGCTTCCGCGCTCTACGTCGGTTTCCTCGATCCCGTCGGCAATGCCGCCCTCGACGCGCCCGAACTGCGGATGTCGGTGACCACCGGGCCCACCTACATCTGGGGTGTCATGCTCGCCGAATCCGCGGAAACCGAGCCGCTGCGGGAGCTGCGCGGGGAACAGCTGCGGGACGCGCTGCTCGACCGCTTCCGCGAGCGGGAGTGGGCCGGGCAGCTGCTGGAGGTTGTCGAACGTGCCGCGCCGGACAGCGTGGCGGGGTTCCGGTTCCACGCCGCCTCGACCAATGCCGACGACCTCGCGCCGTGGACCGCGGGCCCGCTCACCGCACTCGGCGACGCCGTGCACGCGACGCCGCCCACCGCGGGCCAAGGCGCGGGCGCGGCCATCCGCGATGCCGCCGGACTGCTCAACCACCTCGGCACCGCGACCAGCCTCACCGAAGCCGTGACCCGCTTCGAGGCCGACATGCGACGGCGTGGCGCCGAGGTCCTCACGCTCGGCATGGACACCGTCCGCCGAATCCTCGCCGCGCCCTAG
- a CDS encoding superoxide dismutase has translation MARYELPDLDYDYGALAPHISGEINELHHSKHHATYVKGANDTLDKLEAAREANDFGSIVGLETTLAFNLAGHANHVVWWKILSPEGGDKPTGELAAAIDEAFGSFDKFKAQFTAVSTTIQGNGWGALSWDPIGKTLITQQLRDHHNNLILPTTPILLVDVWEHAFYLDYKNVKPDYVKALWNIFNWAEISKRFDNAVAGGNGLLLG, from the coding sequence ATGGCCCGCTACGAGCTTCCCGACCTCGACTACGACTACGGCGCCCTCGCCCCGCACATCTCCGGCGAGATCAACGAGCTGCACCACAGCAAGCACCACGCGACCTACGTCAAGGGCGCGAACGACACGCTGGACAAGCTCGAGGCCGCCCGTGAGGCCAACGACTTCGGTTCCATCGTCGGACTCGAGACCACCCTGGCCTTCAACCTGGCCGGGCACGCCAACCACGTGGTGTGGTGGAAGATCCTGTCGCCGGAAGGCGGCGACAAGCCGACCGGCGAGCTGGCGGCCGCGATCGACGAGGCCTTCGGCTCGTTCGACAAGTTCAAGGCCCAGTTCACCGCGGTGTCCACCACCATCCAGGGCAACGGCTGGGGCGCGCTCTCCTGGGACCCGATCGGCAAGACGCTGATCACCCAGCAGCTGCGTGACCACCACAACAACCTGATCCTGCCGACCACGCCGATCCTGCTGGTCGACGTCTGGGAGCACGCGTTCTACCTGGACTACAAGAACGTGAAGCCGGACTACGTCAAGGCGCTGTGGAACATCTTCAACTGGGCCGAGATCAGCAAGCGGTTCGACAACGCCGTCGCCGGCGGCAACGGCCTGCTGCTGGGCTGA
- a CDS encoding MarR family winged helix-turn-helix transcriptional regulator, with protein sequence MPDSVQDRSLASRLRLSVVRLNRRLRAQSATETISLTQISALSTLHKCGALTPGQLAAKEGVQPPSMTRVIAALEELGYVERRPHPTDGRQAIVELSATGVAYIQQTISVREAWLDAQLAELSGEEREVLSRAAEIIDRMAGN encoded by the coding sequence ATGCCCGACAGTGTGCAGGACCGCTCGCTCGCGAGCAGGCTGCGGCTGTCCGTCGTCCGGTTGAACCGGCGGCTGCGGGCACAGAGCGCGACCGAGACCATCTCGCTCACCCAGATCTCGGCGCTGTCCACGCTGCACAAGTGCGGGGCACTGACCCCGGGGCAGCTGGCGGCCAAGGAGGGCGTGCAGCCCCCGTCGATGACCAGGGTGATCGCGGCGCTGGAGGAGCTGGGGTACGTCGAACGGCGGCCGCACCCCACCGATGGCAGGCAGGCCATCGTGGAGTTGTCGGCGACCGGGGTGGCCTACATCCAGCAGACCATCTCCGTGCGGGAGGCCTGGCTGGACGCGCAGTTGGCGGAGTTGAGCGGCGAGGAGCGCGAAGTGCTCTCCCGAGCCGCCGAGATCATCGACAGGATGGCGGGGAACTAA
- a CDS encoding TetR/AcrR family transcriptional regulator, whose amino-acid sequence MPKIIGGSLNAHREQVRERVFTALRNQLYERGFDAITLAGVAAEAELGRTAMYNHFPDKESLLVAFVEEEAAQYVRRLEAAVDAAADPVDQLAVFVRLQLRALAEYHLPPGGALATTLGPASYRRIAAHADPITQRLRTILTDGMAAGRLPEEDPDLLIPMITSALASRQIIDVPAEQLDAAIAGAVRFILRAVGVKTGK is encoded by the coding sequence ATGCCCAAGATCATCGGCGGTTCGCTGAACGCGCATCGCGAGCAGGTCCGCGAGCGGGTGTTCACCGCCCTGCGCAACCAGCTCTACGAGCGCGGGTTCGACGCGATCACGCTGGCCGGGGTGGCCGCCGAGGCCGAGCTGGGCCGCACCGCGATGTACAACCACTTCCCGGACAAGGAGAGCCTGCTCGTCGCCTTCGTCGAGGAGGAGGCGGCCCAGTACGTGCGACGGCTGGAGGCCGCGGTCGACGCGGCCGCCGACCCGGTGGACCAGCTGGCCGTGTTCGTCCGGTTGCAGTTGCGCGCGCTGGCCGAGTACCACCTGCCGCCCGGTGGCGCGCTGGCCACCACGCTCGGCCCGGCCTCCTACCGGCGCATCGCCGCGCACGCCGACCCGATCACCCAGCGCCTGCGCACCATTCTCACCGACGGCATGGCGGCCGGGCGGCTGCCGGAGGAGGACCCCGACCTGCTCATCCCGATGATCACCTCCGCGCTGGCCAGCCGCCAGATCATCGACGTGCCCGCCGAGCAGCTGGACGCCGCGATCGCCGGGGCGGTCCGGTTCATCCTGCGCGCGGTCGGGGTGAAAACCGGCAAATAA
- a CDS encoding MFS transporter: MPRNLGSEAESTPTTTATRESVPVPAERPRRAGTFSSLKVRNYRLFFSGQVISNIGTWMQRIAQDWLVFTLSGNDPVALGIAVGLQFTPILFLSLWAGVLADRADKRKLLLGLQIVAGSQALVLGVLDITGVVEMWHVFVLCFVLGCVAAMEVPTRQSFVAEMVGREQVANAVALNSTIFNMARIVGPAIAGFVIVWVGTGWLFLANAVSTLAVLAGLLLMNPDKLFRGPRVERAKGQLREGLSYVRRRADLMTVMVLVFFVSTFGITFFTSLAIVAANVFGTEADGYGLLSTLLAVGTFTGALMSARRGSRGRPRVRVLLLSALALGLLEVATGYMPTYLAFGIALIPLGYATITFLNTANALVQTAVSPQMRGRVMGLYVLVLVGGNPIGAPMTGWLAEAFGGRSPFVIGGAVSALAALVCAVILVRRGGVSLPRRRFPGLRVLDRRA, from the coding sequence GTGCCGAGAAACCTGGGTAGCGAAGCCGAGTCCACTCCCACGACGACAGCTACCCGGGAATCGGTACCCGTTCCCGCCGAGCGCCCGCGCAGAGCCGGCACGTTCAGCTCGCTGAAGGTCCGCAACTACCGGCTGTTCTTCAGCGGCCAGGTGATCTCCAACATCGGCACCTGGATGCAGCGCATCGCGCAGGACTGGCTGGTGTTCACCCTCAGCGGCAACGACCCGGTGGCCCTTGGCATCGCGGTCGGCCTGCAGTTCACCCCGATCCTGTTCCTCTCGCTGTGGGCCGGCGTGCTCGCCGACCGGGCGGACAAGCGCAAGCTGCTGCTCGGCCTGCAGATCGTGGCCGGCTCGCAGGCGCTGGTGCTCGGCGTGCTGGACATCACCGGCGTGGTCGAGATGTGGCACGTGTTTGTGCTGTGCTTCGTGCTCGGCTGCGTGGCCGCGATGGAGGTGCCGACCAGGCAGTCGTTCGTGGCCGAGATGGTCGGCCGTGAGCAGGTGGCGAACGCGGTCGCGCTGAACTCCACCATCTTCAACATGGCGCGGATCGTCGGCCCGGCCATCGCCGGTTTTGTGATCGTCTGGGTGGGCACCGGCTGGCTGTTCCTGGCGAACGCGGTGAGCACGCTGGCCGTTTTGGCCGGGCTGCTGCTGATGAACCCGGACAAGCTCTTCCGCGGGCCGCGGGTGGAACGCGCGAAGGGGCAGCTGCGCGAGGGCCTGAGCTACGTGCGGCGCCGCGCCGACCTGATGACCGTGATGGTGCTGGTGTTCTTCGTCAGCACCTTCGGCATCACCTTCTTCACCTCGCTGGCGATCGTGGCCGCCAACGTGTTCGGCACCGAGGCCGACGGTTACGGCCTGCTGTCCACGCTGCTCGCCGTCGGCACCTTCACCGGCGCGCTGATGTCGGCCAGGCGGGGGTCACGGGGCCGCCCGCGTGTGCGGGTGCTGCTGCTGTCCGCGCTCGCGCTGGGGTTGCTGGAGGTCGCCACCGGGTACATGCCGACCTATCTCGCCTTCGGCATCGCGCTGATCCCGCTCGGCTACGCCACCATCACCTTTCTGAACACGGCGAACGCGCTGGTGCAGACCGCGGTCAGCCCGCAGATGCGCGGCCGCGTGATGGGGCTGTACGTGCTGGTGCTGGTCGGCGGCAACCCGATCGGCGCGCCGATGACCGGCTGGCTGGCCGAGGCCTTCGGCGGGCGGTCGCCGTTTGTCATCGGTGGTGCGGTTTCGGCGCTGGCCGCGCTGGTGTGCGCGGTGATCCTGGTGCGCCGTGGCGGGGTCAGCCTGCCTCGCCGCCGGTTCCCCGGCCTGCGCGTGCTCGACCGGCGCGCTTAG
- a CDS encoding YafY family protein has product MASTSHRALRLLSLLASRRQWPLPELADRLGVSTRTTRRDIETLRDLGYRITTVHGPDGGYRLGAGHTLPPLLFDHDQALAVAVALQTAPTTTFGLDHDAARALSTLHQVMPAELRAAMESLRLTRLRNYWEFPAPPIDPAALTAVGTAARHRQVLVTETLRPDGTRPDPGEEDFRRARVEPHHLVVWAGRWYLVAYDLADEQWRVHRVDRLHPRPTTQRFTARDLPGGNLAHFVMSSHDRGDTLEVWPCTGSARLDLPAEVVARWAPGGSVVEHLDAEHSRLTLGAWSWAGVAGILATFDADLTDLEPPDLAEACRHLARRLTGATRPAEPTSSRGGRRPAARS; this is encoded by the coding sequence ATGGCGAGTACCTCACACCGCGCGTTGCGGCTGCTGTCCCTGCTCGCGTCGCGACGGCAGTGGCCGCTGCCCGAACTCGCCGACCGGCTCGGTGTCAGCACCCGCACCACCCGCCGTGACATCGAGACCCTGCGCGACCTCGGCTACCGGATCACCACCGTCCACGGTCCCGACGGTGGTTACCGGCTCGGCGCCGGGCACACCCTGCCGCCGCTGCTGTTCGACCACGACCAGGCCCTCGCGGTCGCGGTGGCGTTGCAGACCGCGCCGACCACCACCTTCGGCCTCGACCACGACGCCGCCCGCGCACTGTCCACATTGCACCAGGTCATGCCCGCCGAACTCCGGGCCGCGATGGAGTCCCTGCGCCTGACCCGGCTGCGGAACTACTGGGAGTTCCCCGCGCCACCCATCGACCCGGCCGCGCTCACCGCCGTCGGCACCGCCGCGCGACACCGGCAGGTCCTCGTCACCGAAACCCTGCGGCCCGACGGCACCCGGCCCGACCCCGGCGAAGAGGACTTCCGGCGCGCCCGCGTCGAACCCCACCACCTCGTCGTGTGGGCGGGCCGGTGGTACCTCGTCGCCTACGACCTCGCCGACGAACAGTGGCGGGTGCACCGCGTCGACCGCCTGCACCCGCGGCCGACCACGCAGCGCTTCACCGCCAGGGACCTCCCCGGTGGCAATCTCGCGCACTTCGTCATGAGCAGCCACGACCGCGGCGACACCCTTGAGGTCTGGCCGTGCACCGGCAGCGCCCGGCTCGACCTGCCGGCGGAGGTCGTGGCTCGCTGGGCGCCGGGCGGATCGGTGGTCGAGCACCTCGATGCCGAGCACAGCCGGCTCACGCTCGGAGCCTGGTCGTGGGCGGGCGTCGCGGGCATTCTCGCCACCTTCGACGCCGATCTCACCGACCTCGAACCGCCGGACCTCGCCGAGGCGTGCCGGCACCTCGCGCGACGGTTGACCGGTGCTACGCGCCCCGCTGAGCCGACTTCGAGCCGCGGCGGAAGGCGGCCCGCTGCCAGGTCATGA
- a CDS encoding glutamate-cysteine ligase family protein, whose product MGKDVSADPFNPRDRGRYRRKVQRCLDTLARMLSDGSFSFPRKHIGLEVELNLVDEKMRPSMTNAAVLEALDDPSFTTELGQHNIELNVPPRPLAGDSALELEDELRSYLDRAGAKAREKHSHVAPIGILPTLGHEHFDQKWLTPNARYSLLNDQIFAARGEQTVLSMEGAALPGQKAERLRSYAESILPEAACTSVQLHLQVAPEEFAPHWNAAQCLAGVQVALGANSPFLLGKALWHETRIPLFLQATDTRPEELKNQGVRPRVWFGERWITSIFDLFEENVRYFPGLLPETDAEDPVEALEAGQAPKLTELRLHNGTVWRWNRPVYDVVDGKPHLRVENRVLPAGPTVLDTMANAAFFYGAQRALAEAERPIWTQMSFQAAEENLYAGARNGFDAQLYWPGIGWIPPDELVLRILLPLAHDGLRQSEVSDVARERYLGVIEQRCLTRRTGARWQRDTVRLAQERGADRESALASMLARYLELAQSNEPVHNWPVE is encoded by the coding sequence ATGGGCAAGGACGTGTCAGCGGACCCGTTCAACCCCCGCGACCGGGGGCGTTACCGAAGAAAGGTGCAGCGCTGTCTCGACACCCTCGCCCGGATGCTCTCGGATGGGAGTTTTTCCTTTCCCCGCAAGCACATCGGGCTCGAGGTCGAGCTGAACCTGGTGGACGAGAAGATGCGGCCGTCGATGACGAACGCCGCGGTGCTGGAGGCGCTGGACGATCCGTCGTTCACCACCGAACTGGGGCAGCACAACATCGAGCTGAACGTGCCGCCCCGCCCGCTCGCCGGGGATTCCGCGCTGGAACTGGAAGACGAGCTGCGCTCCTATCTCGACCGGGCCGGCGCCAAGGCCCGTGAGAAGCATTCGCACGTGGCGCCGATCGGCATCCTGCCGACCCTCGGCCACGAGCACTTCGATCAGAAGTGGCTCACGCCGAACGCGCGTTATTCCTTGCTGAACGACCAGATCTTCGCCGCGCGCGGCGAGCAGACCGTGCTGTCGATGGAGGGCGCGGCACTGCCGGGACAGAAGGCCGAACGCCTGCGCAGCTATGCCGAATCGATCCTGCCCGAGGCCGCGTGCACCTCGGTCCAGTTGCACCTGCAGGTCGCGCCGGAGGAGTTCGCCCCGCACTGGAACGCCGCCCAGTGCCTGGCCGGGGTGCAGGTGGCGCTCGGCGCGAATTCGCCGTTCCTGCTGGGCAAAGCGCTCTGGCACGAAACGCGGATCCCGTTGTTCCTGCAGGCCACCGACACCCGGCCGGAGGAGCTGAAGAACCAGGGCGTGCGGCCGCGGGTCTGGTTCGGCGAGCGCTGGATCACCTCGATCTTCGACCTGTTCGAGGAGAACGTCCGCTACTTTCCCGGCCTGCTACCGGAAACGGACGCCGAGGATCCGGTTGAGGCACTGGAGGCCGGGCAGGCGCCGAAGCTGACCGAACTGCGCCTGCACAACGGCACGGTGTGGCGCTGGAACCGGCCGGTGTACGACGTGGTGGACGGAAAACCCCATCTGCGGGTGGAAAACCGGGTGCTGCCCGCCGGGCCGACGGTGCTCGACACGATGGCCAACGCGGCGTTCTTCTACGGCGCCCAGCGCGCGCTGGCCGAGGCGGAACGCCCGATCTGGACCCAGATGTCCTTCCAGGCCGCCGAAGAGAACCTCTACGCCGGCGCGCGCAACGGCTTCGACGCGCAGTTGTACTGGCCGGGCATCGGCTGGATCCCGCCGGATGAACTGGTGCTGCGCATCCTGCTCCCGCTCGCGCACGACGGGCTGCGGCAGTCCGAAGTGTCCGATGTGGCCAGAGAGCGCTACCTCGGGGTGATCGAGCAGCGCTGCCTGACCCGGCGCACCGGCGCCCGCTGGCAGCGGGACACCGTGCGACTGGCGCAGGAGCGGGGCGCCGACCGCGAGTCGGCACTGGCGAGCATGCTGGCGCGCTACCTCGAACTGGCCCAGAGCAACGAGCCGGTCCACAACTGGCCCGTCGAATAG
- a CDS encoding heme oxygenase (biliverdin-producing), whose product MAAPVTEELALRPFSESLRNSTKAVHERAHHSSYMDALLSGSLTLEGYGLLAAQYYFIYRALEQVTDAMAGDPVGGDFVIDELRRLPALEADLTFLLGENWAEKIEPVPATTAYVARLGRMTGWAGGYVAHHYTRYLGDLAGGQVVRALLKKTYDVTGPGALFYDFESAGSPSAFRKRYRALLDAAPWGVDERRRIIDETLMAFELNIAVLADLAEVTGLESA is encoded by the coding sequence ATGGCTGCACCGGTGACCGAGGAACTGGCCCTGCGCCCGTTCTCCGAATCCCTCCGCAACTCGACCAAGGCCGTGCACGAGCGCGCACACCACTCCAGCTACATGGACGCCCTGCTCAGCGGCTCCCTCACGCTGGAGGGCTACGGCCTGCTCGCGGCCCAGTACTACTTCATCTACCGCGCGCTGGAGCAGGTCACCGACGCCATGGCGGGCGACCCGGTCGGTGGTGACTTCGTCATCGACGAGCTGCGCCGCCTACCCGCGCTCGAAGCCGATCTGACCTTCCTGCTCGGCGAGAACTGGGCCGAGAAGATCGAGCCGGTCCCGGCGACCACCGCCTACGTCGCCCGGCTGGGCCGGATGACCGGCTGGGCCGGTGGCTACGTGGCCCACCACTACACGCGCTACCTCGGCGACCTCGCCGGTGGCCAGGTGGTGCGCGCGCTGCTGAAGAAGACCTACGACGTCACCGGGCCGGGCGCGTTGTTCTACGACTTCGAGAGCGCGGGCAGCCCGAGCGCCTTCCGCAAGCGCTACCGCGCGCTGCTCGACGCGGCGCCGTGGGGCGTGGACGAACGCCGCCGGATCATCGACGAGACGCTGATGGCCTTCGAGCTGAACATCGCGGTGCTCGCCGACCTCGCCGAAGTCACCGGCCTGGAGTCGGCCTGA
- a CDS encoding DUF2530 domain-containing protein, with the protein MAESINSGAVKSKFQHTPELPERWIALWPVVVAGTGLWALAFLVLLVLKLLNGTGSDVWLWTCVAGVGLGFIGLGIMTWQRAAFRRGSKSAQRGA; encoded by the coding sequence GTGGCCGAATCGATCAATTCCGGGGCGGTAAAGAGCAAGTTTCAGCACACTCCGGAGCTTCCGGAGCGCTGGATCGCGCTCTGGCCCGTGGTGGTCGCCGGCACCGGGCTGTGGGCGCTGGCCTTCCTCGTCCTGCTCGTGCTCAAGCTGCTCAACGGCACCGGTTCGGACGTGTGGCTGTGGACCTGCGTGGCCGGGGTCGGCCTCGGCTTCATCGGCCTCGGCATCATGACCTGGCAGCGGGCCGCCTTCCGCCGCGGCTCGAAGTCGGCTCAGCGGGGCGCGTAG
- a CDS encoding NCS2 family permease — translation MKQKIDGFFKISERGSTPGREVRGGIVTFVTMAYIVVLNPLILGSFSADDAGAHKDAFGNILPVGQVAAVTALVAGVMTILFGLVANYPFAIATGLGVNSLVAVTIAPQMSWPAAMGLVVVNGLVVLLLVVTGVRTMVFNAVPAALKAAIAVGIGLFICLIGLVDAGFVRRVPDAAKTTVPVGLGIDGSIASWPTAVFVFGLVFTGILVAKKVRGAILIGVLTATVVSIALEAVVGAGPSQGTNPRGWNLGYPGLPDHVLGVPDLSLLGEFNFDAWVQIPAITAALLVFTLVLTDFFDTIGTMTGLGKEAGLIDKDGKLPGVGKALFVDSAAAVAGGAASSSSNTVFVESASGIAEGARTGLANVVTGLLFLAAMFLTPLYEVVPVEAAAPALVIVGALMIRQVTEIDFSDFSIALPAFLTIVVMPFTYSIANGIGAGFVSYVLIQLATGKARRVHPLMWVVAVAFVIYFAIGPIRAALG, via the coding sequence ATGAAGCAAAAGATCGATGGCTTCTTCAAGATCAGCGAACGCGGTTCCACGCCTGGGCGTGAGGTCCGCGGCGGGATCGTCACCTTCGTCACGATGGCCTACATCGTGGTGCTGAACCCGCTGATCCTCGGCAGCTTCTCCGCCGACGACGCCGGGGCGCACAAGGACGCGTTCGGCAACATCCTCCCGGTCGGCCAGGTCGCCGCGGTGACCGCGCTGGTGGCCGGGGTGATGACCATCCTGTTCGGACTGGTCGCCAACTACCCGTTCGCCATCGCCACCGGCCTCGGGGTGAACTCGCTGGTCGCGGTCACCATCGCGCCGCAGATGAGCTGGCCCGCCGCGATGGGCCTGGTGGTGGTCAACGGCCTGGTGGTGCTGCTGCTGGTGGTCACCGGCGTGCGCACGATGGTGTTCAACGCGGTGCCCGCCGCGCTCAAGGCCGCCATCGCCGTCGGCATCGGCCTGTTCATCTGCCTGATCGGCCTGGTCGACGCCGGTTTTGTGCGCCGGGTGCCGGACGCGGCGAAGACCACCGTGCCGGTCGGCCTCGGCATCGACGGCTCGATCGCCTCCTGGCCGACCGCGGTCTTTGTGTTCGGCCTGGTGTTCACCGGCATCCTGGTGGCGAAGAAGGTGCGCGGCGCCATCCTGATCGGCGTGCTGACCGCGACCGTGGTCTCCATCGCGCTGGAGGCCGTCGTCGGCGCGGGCCCGTCGCAGGGCACCAATCCGCGTGGCTGGAACCTCGGTTACCCGGGCCTGCCGGATCACGTGCTCGGCGTGCCGGACCTGTCCCTGCTCGGTGAGTTCAACTTCGACGCCTGGGTGCAGATCCCGGCGATCACCGCCGCGCTGCTGGTGTTCACCCTGGTGCTGACCGATTTCTTCGACACCATCGGCACGATGACCGGGCTGGGCAAGGAAGCCGGGTTGATCGACAAGGACGGCAAGCTGCCCGGCGTCGGCAAGGCCCTGTTCGTCGACAGCGCGGCGGCCGTCGCCGGGGGAGCGGCCTCGTCCAGCTCCAACACCGTTTTTGTGGAGTCGGCCTCGGGCATCGCTGAGGGCGCGCGGACCGGGCTGGCGAACGTGGTCACCGGCCTGCTGTTCCTGGCCGCCATGTTCCTCACCCCGTTGTACGAGGTGGTCCCGGTGGAAGCGGCCGCACCCGCGCTGGTGATCGTCGGCGCGCTGATGATCCGGCAGGTCACCGAGATCGACTTCAGTGACTTCTCCATCGCGCTGCCCGCGTTCCTGACCATCGTGGTGATGCCGTTCACCTACTCGATCGCCAACGGCATCGGCGCCGGTTTTGTCAGCTACGTGCTGATCCAGCTGGCCACCGGCAAGGCCCGCCGGGTGCACCCGCTGATGTGGGTGGTCGCGGTGGCGTTCGTGATCTACTTCGCGATCGGGCCGATCCGGGCGGCGCTGGGCTGA
- a CDS encoding arylamine N-acetyltransferase, with protein sequence MDAYLNRLGLSERPAADLDGLRLLQRTHLAKVPFENLDIHLGVPIALTEESVVDKIVHRHRGGICYELNGAFALLLRDLGFDVTMLGAATFRENGELYPKLAHLALRVDLDEPWLVDVGFGRFARQPLRLTDPGEQPDEDGVFTVTELPTGQFEVHHDGSPAYRADPLPLRLADLGPSCYWTTTSPESSFTRKPSCSLRTDAGRFTLSGDRLISTVDGERTEEALADDATILAEYRTRFGVELDRVPRT encoded by the coding sequence ATGGACGCCTACCTGAACCGCCTCGGCCTGAGCGAGCGGCCCGCCGCTGATCTCGACGGCCTGCGCCTGCTGCAGCGCACGCACCTGGCGAAGGTGCCCTTCGAGAATCTCGACATCCATCTCGGCGTGCCGATCGCGCTGACCGAAGAGTCCGTTGTGGACAAAATCGTGCACCGGCACCGCGGCGGCATCTGCTACGAGCTGAACGGCGCCTTCGCGCTGCTGCTGCGCGACCTCGGCTTCGACGTGACCATGCTCGGCGCGGCCACCTTCCGCGAGAACGGCGAGCTGTACCCGAAGCTGGCGCACCTGGCGCTGCGCGTGGACCTGGACGAGCCGTGGCTGGTGGATGTCGGCTTCGGCCGGTTCGCGCGGCAGCCGCTGCGGCTGACCGATCCCGGCGAGCAGCCCGACGAGGACGGCGTGTTCACCGTGACCGAGCTGCCGACCGGGCAGTTCGAGGTGCACCACGACGGCTCGCCCGCCTACCGCGCCGACCCGCTGCCGCTGCGCCTGGCCGACCTGGGGCCGAGCTGCTACTGGACGACAACCTCGCCGGAGTCGTCGTTCACCAGGAAACCGAGCTGCTCCTTGCGCACCGACGCCGGGCGGTTCACGCTTTCCGGTGATCGGCTGATCAGCACCGTCGACGGTGAGCGGACCGAGGAGGCACTGGCGGACGACGCCACGATCCTGGCCGAATACCGGACTCGATTCGGCGTCGAGCTGGATCGGGTACCCCGGACATGA